A stretch of DNA from Microbacterium sp. LWS13-1.2:
CGATGAGCGCGTACGACACGCCGGCGCGGGGACCGGCCAGCACGCCCGCTTCGACGCGGACACCGGCATCCCGGCCGGTCTTGTTGATGAAGAGGAGACCGTGCTCATCGTTCTCGTGCGAGAACGGGTCGAGGCCGGTCGCCGATGCCACGAGGGAGAGGTCGTGGTTGAGGCTCAGCCACTCGGCCACCTGCGCGCTCACGCTCGGCGAGACGACCTGCGAATTGACGAGAGCGGCAAAGACCTCGGCGAGCTCGCGGGCCGAGCCCAGTGCGAAGTGCGGGGCGTCGTCGGGGCCGCGCTCGTCGCGGAAGCGGTCGAGGAGCGCGGAGCGCGACAGCCCCAGGTCTTCGATGCGGGCGCGCACCGCCGGCAGGCCGACCCGCCGCAGCAGCGCGTTGGCGGCCATGGCGTCACCCGTCGAGGCGGTGAGCACCGCGAGGTCGGACAGCGGCAGAGCGGGCGCCTTCAGGTGCTGCCACACGCCCCCGACGCCGACAGGCTCGAGCTGCGCACGGTCGATGATCTCGAGCGGCTCGAGCCGCCCGGACTCGAACGCCGCGGCCACCTCGATGAGCAGCGGCACCACGCCGAGCCCCGCCACCGGCAGGGTGACGAAGTCATCGCCCGAGAGCACGGACGTGCCGCGGTCGAGATCGGTGATCCGCACCGAGATCTTGGCGCCCGATGCGGCGAGATCGTCGAGCGCCTTCAGCGTCGACGTGAACGAACGACGTCCGGCAGCCGCCCTCTTCGGCAGCCGCCGGCCGGTGCTCCGTCGCGCCCCCCGCAGCGACTCGGCGTCCCTTCTGGGCTCGATGCCCACGGAGTTTCCCTCCCGTTGATGTTGTTGCGGGGCGAACGGGCCGCATGCGGCCCGGCCATCACCAGATGGTGACGCGCTCGTCCTCGTCGAGCCAGAGAGCATCCGACGGCGTCACTCCGAATGCATCGTAGAACGCGTCGACGTTGCGGACGATCTGATTGCACCGGAACTCGTTGGGCGAGTGCGGGTCGATCGTCAGCAGGCGGATGGTCTCGGCATCCCGCCCCTTCTGCTGCCAGATCTGTCCCCAGCTGAGCAGCAGTCGCTGGATGCCGGTGAAACCGTCCAGCTCGGGCGCGTCGGCATCGCCCAGCGACAGGGCGTAGGCCCTGATCGCGATGCCGAGACCGCCGAGGTCTCCGATGTTCTCGCCGATCGTGAGCGCGCCGTTGACGGTGTTCTCGGGCGCGAGGCCCTGCGGCACGAGGGAGTCGAACTGGGCGATGAGGTTCTTGGTGCGCTCCTCGAACGCCGCGCGGTCGTCGTTGGTCCACCAGTCCCGCAGCGACCCGTCGCCGTCGAAGCGGCTGCCCTGGTCGTCGAAGCCGTGGCCGATCTCGTGGCCGATGACCGCGCCGATGCCGCCGTAGTTGGCCGCGGCGTCGCGCTCGGCGTCGAAGAAGGGGTACTGGAGGATCGCCGCCGGGAACACGATCTCGTTCATCAGCGGGTTGTAGTACGCGTTGACGGTCTGCGGCGTCATGAACCACTCGTCGCGGTCGATCGGCTGGCCGACCTTGGCGAGCTGGCGGTCGTGCTCCCACACGTGGGCGCGGCGGACGTTGCCGACGAGGTCCTCGGCGTCGATCTCGAGCGCCGAGTAGTCCTTCCACTTCACCGGGTACCCGATCTTCGGGGTGAAGGCGTCGAGCTTGGCGAGCGCGCGCTCGCGGGTCTCGGGCGTCATCCACTCGAGCTCGGAGATCGACTGGCGGTAGGCCTCGATGAGGTTGGCCACCAGCTCGTCCATCGCGACCTTCGAGGCCGGCGGGAAGTGGCGCTCGACGTAGACACGGCCGATCGCCTCGCCCATCGCGGCCTCGGTGAGGCTGACGCCGCGCTTCCACCGCTCGCGGTTGACCGGCACGCCGGTGAGCTGCGTGCCGTAGAAGCCGAAGTTCTCGGCGACGAACTCGTCCGACAGGAACGGCGCCGCCGAGTGCACGACGGTGAACCGCAGCCATGCCTTCCAGTCGTCGAGGCGTTCCTCGACGAGCAGGGCGCCGAGGCCCTCGAAGAAGCTCGGCTGATACACGTTGATCTCGGCGAACGCATCGGCGTGGTCGGCGGCCGCGCCCTCGCGCCACGGCGTCAGGTCGACGCCGACGAGCGCCTGCACCTCGTCCCACGTCTTGAGGTTGTAGGTCTTGACCGCGTCGCGGCTCGCGACGTTGTCCCAGTGGTGCGTGGCGATCTCGGTCTCGATCGCGACGATGCGATCGGCGGATGCCTCGGCCTCGGCCACGCCGGCGAGCTCCAGGATCCGCTGCACGTGCGCGCGGAAGGCGATGCGGGTCTCCTGAAAGTTGTCGAGGCGGTAGTAGCTCTCGTCCGGCAGCGAGAGGCCGCCCTGGATAAAGAACGGCACGTAGCGCTCGGGGTTGCCCGGGTCGGGCTCGATGTAGAGGTGGATGAGCGCCGCGATGCCTTCGCGCTCGAACTCGCCGATCGTGCGGAGGAAGCCGGGGATGTCGACGACCGCGTCGACACGCGCCAGCACGTCGGCGAGGGGTGCCGCACCCTGCGCCTCGATGCGCTCGGTGTCCATGAAGCTCGTGTAGAGGTCGCCGATCTTGCGCGCCTCGGTGCCGGGCTCGGCCTGCTGCGACTCCTCGACGATCGCGTGCACGTCCTTCTCGGCCTGCTCCGCGATGAGGTGGAACGAGCCCCACCTCGCCTTGTCCTCGGGGATCTCGGTCCGATCGAGCCACGAGCCGTTGACGTGGCGGAACAGGTCGTCCTGAGGGCGGATCTCGGCGCTGAGTTCCTCGAGCGCGAGACCGGAGCGGGGGGCATCGGTCATGCGTTCCAGGGTAACCGCCCCCAGGTGTGCGAATCCTCGGCGAGGCATCGATCCGAGGCTGTGACCGCATTGTGATGATGACGGATGCCGAGGGCCGGCGTCGGAGCGTGCGGCCGGCGTCGGCGGCGCCTCCTAGGCTCGGAGGGTGACGACCGACACCCTGAATCGCGACATCCTGCGGCTCGCGGTGCCGGCGCTCGGCGCCCTGATCGCCGAGCCGCTGTTCCTGATCGTCGACTCCGCCCTCGTCGGGCACCTCGGTGTCGAGCCGCTCGCCGGACTCGGCATCGCCTCCGCGGTGCTGCAGACCATCGTCGGTCTGATGGTCTTCCTCGCCTACTCGACGACGCCGGCCGTCGCGCGCCGGTTCGGCGCGGGCGACGCGTCCCGCGCCGTGTCGGTCGGCATCGACGGCATGTGGCTCGCCCTCGGCATCGGCGCGGTGCTGGCGCTCGTCGGCTATGCGGCCACGCCTGCGCTCGTCGGGCTCTTCGGCGCGACGCCCGAGGTCGCCCAGCAGGCCGAGATCTACCTGGGCATCTCGATGTGGGGCCTGCCCGCCATGCTGGTCGTCTTCGCCGCGACCGGGCTCCTGCGCGGCATGCAGGACACGGTGACGCCGTTGTGGATCGCGGGGCTCGGCTTCGGCGCCAACGCCGTCCTCAACTGGGCGTTCATCTACGGCTTCGGGTGGGGCATCGCCGGCTCCGCCGTCGGCACCGTCCTCGCCCAGTGGGGCATGGTCGCCGCGTACGCGGTCGTCGTGGGGCGGCTCGCGCGCCGGCACGAGGCATCCATCCGCCCGCAGCGCGAGGGAGTGCGCGGCTCGGCGCGGTCGGGCGGCTGGCTGTTCCTCCGCACGGTGTCGCTGCGGGTCGCGCTGCTCGCGACCGTGGCGGTCGCGACGGGCCTCGGCACGGTCGAGCTGGCTGGCTGGCAGGTCGCGTTCACCATCTTCTCCACCGCCGCGTTCGCGCTCGATGCGCTCGCCATCGCGGCCCAGGCACTCATCGGCAAGGGACTCGGCGCCGAGGAGACCGGGCTCGTCCGCCGTGTGCTCGGCCGCACGGTGGCGTGGGGCGCCTGGTTCGGCGTGATCACCGGAGCACTGATCGGCGCACTGTCGGGCGTCATCGGGCTGCTGTTCACCGGCGACCCCGGCATCGCCGCGCTGGTGCAGCCGGCGCTCATCGTGCTCGCCGTCGCCCAGCCCGTCTGCGGCGTGGTGTTCGTGCTCGATGGCGTGCTCATCGGCGCCGGCGACGCGAAGTACCTCGCCCTCGTCGGGGTGCTCAACCTGGTGCCGTTCGTCCCCGCGCTGGTGCTCGTGGCGGTGCTGCATCCGGTCGGTGCGGCGGGGCTCACCTGGCTCGCGGTGTCGTTCTTCGGCGTCTACATGCTCGCGCGCCTGATCACCCTCGGCTGGCGCGTGCGCGGATCCGCCTGGCTGACCGCGGGCGCCTGACGCCGGCACCCTTCCTCCGGACGGACGGTATCAGCGCCGCCGCTGACGGCTCCTTGCTCGCATGGCGCGCACGCGGCGACGCCAGGAGGAGCCGACATGTCCGAGACCGGCGCATTCGCGTTCACCGTCCACCCCCGCGCACGTCTGCGCGAGGATCTCGCGCGCGCCTGGCGGCCGCTCGGGCTCGTGCCCGAGCGCGTCTACGACACGGCCCTGCGCCGCCTGCCGCTCCCGCCGGTCACCATGGCGGGCGTGCAGATCGGCGGGGAGCGCGTCGGCCACGTCGTGCTGGTCCCGTTCGGCGCCCGCCACCTGCTGTCGGACATCGAGGAGGGGCGGCGCCGCGTGAGTCGTGCGGTGGACCGCGCCGCGGCTCTCGGCGCCGACGTCGTCGGGCTGGGGGCACTCACCGCGACGGTCACCGCCGGCGGCCTCACGCTGCGCGAGCGCACCGACATCGCCGTGACGAACGGGAACGCCTTCACGGCGGCGATCGTGGAGGATCAGATCCGGATGCTGCTGCCTCACGTCTCCTCGCGGACGACGCGGCCGCACGTGGCCATCGTCGGCGCGACCGGCAGCGTCGGCACGGCGGTCACGAAGCTGCTCGCCCGCGACAGCGCCGGCGCCCGGCTGACGCTCATCGCGCGCACGGAGGGGCGGCTCAAGGCGCTCGCCGCCGCGATCGCCGGCGACGTGGACGTCGACGTCGCCCAGACGATCGACGCGGTCCGCGATGCCGACCTCGTCGTGCTGCTCACCGCATCCGCCGACACGCTCCTGGGTCCGGAGCACCTGGCATCGGGTGCGGTGGTGCTCGACGCCACGCAGCCGCGCAACACGTTGCCCGCTCTCGCATCGGCCCGGCCCGATGTGCTCGTCGTCGACGGCGGCATCGTCTCGATCCCGAGCCTCCGCCTCACCGGCGGCGAGATCGGCCTGCCGGACGGCCGCTCGTACGCCTGCTTCGCCGAGACGGCGATCCTCGCGCTCTCCGGCCACTCCGGCCATTTCTCGCTGGGCAATCCGACACTCGAGCAGGTCGATGCCGTCCGCGAGCGGGCCCGCGGCCTGGCTCGCCTCGGATTCCACGCCGCCGAGCCGACGAGCTTCGGCAGACCCGTCGCACTCGAGTCGCACTCGGCGGTGATCGCATGACCCGTGTGGTGCTCCTCGGCGGCGGCTACGTGACGCTGCACGCCTATGCGACGCTCGTGCGGCGCCGTGCGCGCGACGTCCGCCGCGGCGACCTCGAGATCGTCGTGATCTCGGCCGATCACGCGCACCGGTTCCACGGCTTCACGGGTGAGCTCGTCGCCGGGATGATCGACTCCGACCGCGTCGCCACTCCCCTCGCGGAGGCGATGCCGCTTGCCCGCATCATCGGCGGCCGGGCCCTGAGCATCGACACCGTCCACCAATCGGTGTCGTACCGGTGCGGCGAGAACCCGGTCGAGGCGCTGACCTACGATCACCTCGTGGTGGGCACCGGAGCGAAGGAACCGGCGTCGGAGGTCGCCGGGCTCGAGCAGTACGGCCGCACGCTGCGGGGCCCTGACGAGATCGCCGCACTCGCCGACCATCTCGGGACGGTTCCGGGATCGCCCGTCGTCGTGGCCGGGGGCGGGATCGCGGGCGCCGAGCTCGCCGCGGCCATCGCCGACCGCGGGCATCCGGTCACCCTCGTGCACTCAGGGAACCGGATCCTCGGCGAGTGGTCCGATCAGCCGGGGCTAGTAGCGCGTGCAGAGAAGGAGCTCGACCGCCTGGGCGTACGGGTGATGCCGGGCGCGCGTCTCACCGAGGTCACGCCGACGACCGCGGTGCTGTTCGACGGCACGACCCTCACCACGGCGACCGTCGTCGCGGCGACCGGGCAACGTCCCGTGTACCTCCCGGGGCTCGATCCGTGGCGAGACGAGCGCGGACGACTGCGGACGGGACGCACGCTCGCCGTCAGGTATGGCGTGTGGGCAGCCGGCGACGGTGCACGCGTGGAGCACCCCAGGAACCGGGAACCCGTGCCGGCCAACGCGCTGTGGGCCATCAAGGGCGGCGACCACATCGGCCGCGCGATCGCACGGCGACTGAGCGGAAAGACGCCCCGGGCCTTCACGTATCGAGGGCTGGGCCGCGCGGCCTCGTTCGGCTACGGCCGGGGCATCTCGGAGCTGTACGGCGTGCCGTTCACCGGTGCGCTCGCGTGGCTGCTGCGGCTGGTGTTCTTCCTGCGCTTCATGCCCTCGCGGGCTCGCGCGGCCGGGGTCGTGTCCGACCTCGCGCGCTTCGCCGTCACCCCGCGCCGCGGACGCGTGCGCGCCGTTCAGGTCGGGACGCGGTCGGCCTCACGCCCCGCCGTGAGCACCGAGGCGGCGTGAGTGCCGCGGGTCACGCCCAGCGACGGCACCACTCGTACATGACGACGGCCGCGGCGGCGCTCGCGTTCATCGACCGGGTCGAGCCGTACTGCTGGATCTGGACGGTGGCGGATGCCGCGGCCAGCGCCTCGGGCGAGAGCCCCGGGCCCTCCTGACCGAACAGCAGCACGCACGCCTCCGGCAGATCGGCCGCCGGGAGGGGCTTCGACCCCTCGACGTTGTCGATCGCGATCACCGGCAAGGATGCGGCATCCGCCCACTGCACGAACGCCTCGACCGTCTCGTGGTGGCGCACGTGCTGATAGCGGTCGGTGACCATGGCCCCTCGACGGTTCCACCGGCGCTTGCCGATAATGTGCACCTCGGCGGCCAGGAACGCGTTGGCGCTGCGCACGATCGAGCCGATGTTCATGTCGTGCTGCCAGTTCTCGATTGCGACGTGGAACGCGTGCCGGCGCATGTCGAGGTCGGCGACGATGGCGTCCATCGTCCAGTAGCGGTAGGCGTCGACGACGTTTCGCGCGTCGCCGTGCGCCAGCAGCTCGGGGTCGTACCGCGGGTCGTCGGGCCACGCGTCGGGCCCGCCCGGCCAAGGGCCGACGCCCACCGGGAGCGTCGGTTCGGCCGGCTCGGCAGCGGGTTCCAGACCGGATCCCGGCCCGGGCTCGGGCGCGGAGTCGGGCCCGGGCTCGGGCGCGGAGTCGGGCGCGGTCGCGTCGGGCGGGGTCACCGGCCCAGGCTATCCGCGCCCGCCCCGCCGCGGCTTGATTCCGGTCGTTGAGCGAGCGAGGAACGTGGTCGTTGAGCGAGCTTGCGAGTCGAAGTGCAGAGACGAAACGCCTCAGACCTTCTCGCAAGCCCGAGGCGTTTCGTCTCGGTCGCCGGCGCTCCCTCGCTCAACGAGCGGAATCAGGCCGGTCACCGCGTTTCGTCTCGATCGCTGACGCTCCCTCGCTCAACGACGGGAACCGTCTTTTCGGTGCACCGAAAAACGGCTAGGGTTTCGGTGTGCCGAAAACTGCCGAAGCTGTCAGGATGCCGCCCGCCACCACCAGCCGCCGCTCGCTGCCCCGCCTGGCGTGGCTGATCGGTCCTGCGCTCGTGGCCGGCGTCGCGTATCTCGACCCCGGCAACGTGGCCAGCAACATGACGGCCGGCGCCCGCTACGGCTACCTGCTGGTCTGGGTGGTCGTGCTCGGCAACGTCATGGCCTGGCTCATCCAGTACCTCTCCGCCAAGCTCGGCATCGTCACGGGCAAGAGCCTGCCCGAGACCCTCGGCGGCCGCATCCGCTCGAAGTGGGGTCGCCGCGCCTACTGGCTGCAGGCCGAGCTGGTCGCGATGGCGACCGACATCGCCGAGGTGATCGGCGGCGCGGTCGCACTGAACCTGCTGTTCGGCATCCCGCTCCTGTGGGGCGGCGTGATCACCGGCACCGTGTCGATCGCGCTGCTGCTGATCCAGTCCCGCCGCGGCCCGCGGCCCTTCGAGTTCGTGATCATCGGGCTGCTCGCCATCATCGCGATCGGCTTCTCGTTCGGCGTCTTCGTCGCGCCGCCCGACGGCGCCAGCGTCGTGGCCGGTCTCGTGCCGCGCTTCGAGGGCACCGACTCCGTGCTGCTGGCAGCCTCGATCCTCGGCGCGACGATCATGCCGCACGCCATCTACGCGCACAGCGCGCTGGCACGCGACCGCTTCGCGCCCCGCGTCGCCTCCGCTCCGGCTCCGGCCACGCCGACGCCGGGCAACCTCCCGGGTTTGGGGCGCACGGCGTCTGTTTGGGGCGCACGGCGTGCGCCCCAAACGGACGGCGCGCGCCCCAAACCCGACACCGATACCAACACCGAACCCGACACCGCCATCGCCACGGGTCCTGCGGCTCCGCCCCCCTACGGGGCCGCGCTCAGCGACCGGTCCGCACCCGACGCGACGCTGGCCGAGCTGCGCGGCATCCCGACCCGGCGCCTGCTGCGCGCGACGAAGTGGGACGTCTCCATCGCGATGCTCATCGCCGGCACCGTGAACCTCTGCATCCTGCTGCTCGCCGCGGCGAACCTGGCCGGCGTGCCGGGCACCGACTCGCTCGAGGGCGCGTACGCCGCGCTCTATGCGGGGCTCGGTCCGCTGGTGGCGACGCTGTTCGCCGTCGGGCTGCTGGCGAGCGGGCTGGCGAGCACGTCGGTCGGCGCCTACGCCGGCGCCGAGATCATGCACGGTCTGCTGCACATCCGCGTGCCGCTCCTGGCCCGCCGCCTCGTGACCCTCATCCCGGCGCTCGTGATCCTCGCGATCGGCTTCGACCCGACGGTGGCGCTGGTACTGAGCCAGGTCGTGCTGTCTTTCGGCATCCCGTTCGCGCTGGTGCCGCTGGTGGCGCTGACCGCGAACCGCGAGATCCTCGGCGGGTTCCGCAACCGGGCGTGGACGACGATCGCCGGCATCGCGGCATCCGTGTTCCTCATCGCGCTCAACGGCGTGCTGCTCTTCCTCGTCCTATCGGGGGCGTGAGCCGCGACCTCGCGCCTGAAGCAGCACGAGGGAGCCCGGTACTCTGAATCCGTGGCCTCTCCTGCCGTCGACGACTACCTCAAGACGATCTACCACCACACCGAGTGGCAGGACGACCGCATCACGCCGTCGCAGCTGGCCGCCGAACTGGGACTCGCGCCGTCGAGCGTCACCGAGATGGTGCAGAAGCTCGCCGCGCAGGGGCTCGTCACCCACCGCCCGTACGGTCCCATCGCCCTGTCGGACGACGGCGAGCGCCGCGCGGCCACCATCATCCGCCGGCACCGGCTCATCGAGACGTGGCTCGTGCGGGAGTTCGGCTACGCCTGGGACGAGGTGCACGACGAGGCCGAGGTGCTGGAGCACGCCATCAGCGACCGGCTGCTCGAGGGCATCGACGAGCGCCTCGGACGGCCCCGCTTCGACCCCCACGGCGATGCGATCCCGGATGCCGCGGGCCACGTCCACCGTGAACCCTTCGTCGTGCTCGGCGGGGCGTCAGCCGGTCACACCGGTCGGGTGCTCCGCGTCAGCGACCGCGACCCCGAGCTGCTGCGGGCCGTCGAGTCGGCCGGCGTCGCGGTCGGCGCGACGGTGACGGTGACGTCCGCCGCAGCCCTGCGGATCGGTGAGGTCGAAGTGATCCTCCCCCGCGCCGCCGGCGACGCCGTATGGCTCAGCGTCGACCCCGAGGTCTGAGCGATCGCGCCCCCACCGGCAGCGCTGTTGCGTGGGATCCGGGGTCCGGGGTCGCTCGTGTCCCGGATTCCGCCCTTACTGCGCCGAGTCGCGCCGCATGCGGTGCCTGGACCAAGCGATGGTGGGACGTGCGGGCTGTGACGGTCAGCGCTCCGCGACCTCGAAGGACCAGTGCACGCCGGTGGCCGTCTCGGCCACGTCCCAGAGGCGTGCGCCCACCACGGGATCACGGGTGATTTTGGCGGCCTTCTGCCGACGCGGCTCGCCGCGCGAGCCGGTGCGCGGTCCCCAGAACTCCCCGCCCTCGATCTCGGGGTCGGTGAGCGCCCGCACGAGCGACCAGGCGCCGCGCTCCTTGGACTGCGCGATGGCGGCCTGCAGGTTGTCGCGGAACCGCTTGGCGCGCGAGGGTTCGTTGACCCCGACGATGCCGGGCGTCCGGCCGCCGGTCGAGTAGCCCGGGTGGGCGACGACGCTCGCCACGGGAACGCCCGCTGCGCGCAGGCGCCGGTCGGCCTCGAAGCCCAGCGCGGCCGTGGCGACCTTCGACTGGACGTACGCGCGCCACGCGGTGTAGCCGTCGGCCAGCTGCGGGTCGACCGGGTCGTAGGGCGTGAGCGACGTCGACATGCTGCCGAGCCACACCATCCGGCCCGAGGCGTCCGCCAGCGCGGTCAGCAGCTCGCCGGCGAGCGCGTAGTGGCCGAGGGCATTCGTCGCGAACACGACCTCGTTGCCGTCGATCGTGGTCTCGCGGGTCTTCGGGGGGTGGACGATGCCAGCGTTCAGCAGGACGCCGTCCAGGCCGCCCTTGCCGCGCACGCTCGCGGCCGCCGAGCGCACCGATGCGAGGTTGCTGGTGTCGAGGATGAGCGGCTCGGTCGCATCGGTCGCGGCATCCGGAACCCGTCGGCGGATCGCCGCGCGCGCGGCCGACAGCCGGTTCGGATGGCGCGCCGACATGAGCACCTGTGCGCCCGCGCGCACCAGCTGCTCCGACGCGAAGTAGCCGAGGCCGGCGTTGGATCCGGTCACGAGGTACACGCGTCCGGAGAGGTCGGGAAGGCTCCGGGGGTCCCACGTCACGGCTTCGACCCTACGCCCGCGCGCCACTTAGTCTGGACGCATGCGCACGCGGTCCGACATCGAATGCTGGCTCACCGACATGGACGGCGTGCTGGTGCATGAGAACACCCCCGTTCCCGGGGCCTCCGCACTGCTGCAGCAGTGGCGCGACCAGGGCGTGCCCTTCCTCGTGCTGACCAACAACTCCATCTTCACGCCGCGGGATCTGTCGGCGCGGCTGCGCGCTTCGGGGCTCATCGTTCCGGAGGAATCGATCTGGACCTCCGCGCTCGCGACCGCCGACTTCCTGCGCTCGCAGATGCCCGGCGGCACGGCGTTCGTCATCGGCGAGGCCGGCCTCACAACAGCCCTTCACGAGGCCGGCTTCATCATGACCGAGACGAACCCCGACTACGTCGTCGTCGGCGAGACCCGCAACTACTCCTTCGAGGCGATCACCAAGGCGATCCGCTTCCTCGGCGCCGGCGCCCGCTTCATCGCGACCAATCCCGACGCGACCGGCCCGTCCACCGAGGGCGTGCTGCCCGCGACCGGCGCCATCTCGGCCCTCATCACGAAGGCGACCGGCATGGAGCCGTACGTCGTCGGCAAGCCGAACCCCATGATGTTCCGCTCCGCGCTCAACCGCATCGGCGCGCACTCCGAGAACACCGGCATGATCGGCGACCGCATGGACACCGACGTCGTCGCCGGCATCGAGGCGGGCCTGCACACCGTGCTGGTGCTCACCGGAATCAGCGACGCGGCCGAGATCGCGCGCTACCCGTTCCGCCCCGACGAGGTGCTCGACTCGGTCGCCGACCTCCTCGACCTCGAGCCCGTCGAGTCCGAGGACCCCGAGCTGCTGTAGGCCCCGAGCGGCGGCAGCCCCAACTTCTGCTCTGACGCGCCGGCCGCGGCATCCGTCGGTCGCAGTTGAGGTGCCGCGCGTCCTCAGATGAGGAAACATGCCGAAATGCGGAGCGAACGGCCTGTTGAGCGCCTCATCTCGGCTCACGTCCTCAGTTGAGGAGCGGATGCCGCAGCCCTCCTCTACGCCAGCTCGAGACCCGCGCGCAGTTCCGCGTCCAGCACGAGGTCCGCCCCGTCCAGGCGCGTGCGCACCTCGGGGTCGAGCACCAGGTCTGCCGCGGCGAGCGCCTCTTCGAGCTGGGCGACGCTCGAGATGCCGACCACCGGGATCACCGGCACCGGCCCCCCGAGCAGCCACGCGAGCGCGACCTGGTTGGGGGGCGCGCCGATCTCGGCGGCGACGTCGTGCAGCACGCGCACACGCTCACGGTTCGACGCGTGGCGCATCGGCGCCCACAGCGGCTTGTCGTCGCGCGTGAACGCCCCCTGGTGCAGCGGCGAGTATGCGGTGACGGTGAGCGGCGGGCGGCTGTCGACGCCCGCGGCGGCGCCTGCGCCTGCCCCTGCCCCGGCGCCTGCGCCTGCGCCTGCCCCGGCGCCTGCCCCTGCCCCGGCGCCTGCGCCTGCGCCTGCGCCTGCGGCCAGCGAATCGACGTAGTCCAGAAGCTCGACCGACACGTCGTTCGTGCGCCCGGCTGCCGGGCTCGGGTAGACGTAGCTGTAGCCCTGCTGCACTACACCGTACGGGTCGACGCCCTGGCGCAGCGCCTCCTCGCGCGCTTCGACGAGACGCCAGAGCGCGACGTTCGAGATGCCCGCGATGCCGACGAGTCCCTCGCGCTGCAGCTGCCCGAAGGCGGCGACGGTCTCTGCGATCGGCGTCTCGCGGTCGTCGACGTGCCCGTACAGCACGTCGAGGTGGTCGATGCCGAGGTGCTGCAGGCTGAGGCGCGCCTCGCGCGCGACGACCTCGGCCGAGAGTCCCTGGAAGTTCGTCGGCTCGACGGTCTGCAGCGGCAGTGCGGGGTCCTTCTTCGCAGCACCGAGCTTGGTGGCCAGGCGCACGTCGCCGAGGCCGCCGCGGCGGCGGATCCACTCCCCGAGCACGTCCTCGCTGTCGCGGCCGTGGCCGCCGACCCAGACGCTGTAATTGTTCGCGGTGTCGACGAAGGTGCCGCCCGCGTCGGCGAACCGGTCGAGGATGGCGAGGGATGTCGCGGTGTCGGTGCGTGTGCCGAAGAACATGGTGCCGAGGCACAGGGTCGAGACCTCGAAAGAAGTCGACCCGTTGGAGATGGTGCGGTACTGCATGGCGTTCCCTTTCCTGAGTTGGTGGGGGTGCTCCCATCGTGAGACCTGAGCGGTCTGGGAGTACGATCCGATTCCATGGCAGAAGTCCAGACCAATCCGGTCGCGTGGGAGACCCTGCTCGATCTCTCGGCCTACGACGGTCCCCGCCACGTCCGGCTCGAGCTGGCGGTGCGGGATGCCGTGGCCACCGGCAGGCTGCCCGCCGGCGCGGCGCTTCCCCCCAGCCGGCTGCTCGCGGCATCTCTGGGCGTCTCGCGGTGGGTGGTGACCGAGGTGTACGGGCGTCTCACCGCCGAGGGCATCCTCGACGCCCGCACCGGTTCGGGCACCAGAGTCGCGACGCGCATCAGCGTCGCGGCGACACGTCGCGAGCCCCCGCCCGTCGCGCCGCAGCGGCGGCCGCGCTTCGACCTCGCGCCGGGCGTTCCCGACCTGCGGCACGCGCCGCGCGCGCTGTGGTTGCGCGCCCTGAGCGAGGCGCTGGCCGACACTCCCGACGCCGAGCTGTTCCGGCTCGACGGCGACGTCCCGTCTGCCCGCGGCGCGCTCGCCGCATACCTGTCGCGCGCGCGCTTCGCGAGGGCGGATGCCGACGCCGTCGTCGTCACGCACGGCGCCGCCGACGGCATGCGGCGACTGGCCCGCGCGCTCCGCGGGCTGGGACACCGCGCCCTCCTCGTCGAGGATCCGTCATGGCAGCGCATGCGGCAGGTCGCTGCGGCCGAGGGCCTCGGCTCCGTGCCCGTCCGCGTCGACGAGCACGGCGTCGACGTCGACGCGCTGCTGGCGGCATCCGTCCGCACCGGCGCG
This window harbors:
- a CDS encoding FAD-dependent oxidoreductase, whose product is MTRVVLLGGGYVTLHAYATLVRRRARDVRRGDLEIVVISADHAHRFHGFTGELVAGMIDSDRVATPLAEAMPLARIIGGRALSIDTVHQSVSYRCGENPVEALTYDHLVVGTGAKEPASEVAGLEQYGRTLRGPDEIAALADHLGTVPGSPVVVAGGGIAGAELAAAIADRGHPVTLVHSGNRILGEWSDQPGLVARAEKELDRLGVRVMPGARLTEVTPTTAVLFDGTTLTTATVVAATGQRPVYLPGLDPWRDERGRLRTGRTLAVRYGVWAAGDGARVEHPRNREPVPANALWAIKGGDHIGRAIARRLSGKTPRAFTYRGLGRAASFGYGRGISELYGVPFTGALAWLLRLVFFLRFMPSRARAAGVVSDLARFAVTPRRGRVRAVQVGTRSASRPAVSTEAA
- a CDS encoding RNA methyltransferase, encoding MEPAAEPAEPTLPVGVGPWPGGPDAWPDDPRYDPELLAHGDARNVVDAYRYWTMDAIVADLDMRRHAFHVAIENWQHDMNIGSIVRSANAFLAAEVHIIGKRRWNRRGAMVTDRYQHVRHHETVEAFVQWADAASLPVIAIDNVEGSKPLPAADLPEACVLLFGQEGPGLSPEALAAASATVQIQQYGSTRSMNASAAAAVVMYEWCRRWA
- a CDS encoding Nramp family divalent metal transporter; its protein translation is MPPATTSRRSLPRLAWLIGPALVAGVAYLDPGNVASNMTAGARYGYLLVWVVVLGNVMAWLIQYLSAKLGIVTGKSLPETLGGRIRSKWGRRAYWLQAELVAMATDIAEVIGGAVALNLLFGIPLLWGGVITGTVSIALLLIQSRRGPRPFEFVIIGLLAIIAIGFSFGVFVAPPDGASVVAGLVPRFEGTDSVLLAASILGATIMPHAIYAHSALARDRFAPRVASAPAPATPTPGNLPGLGRTASVWGARRAPQTDGARPKPDTDTNTEPDTAIATGPAAPPPYGAALSDRSAPDATLAELRGIPTRRLLRATKWDVSIAMLIAGTVNLCILLLAAANLAGVPGTDSLEGAYAALYAGLGPLVATLFAVGLLASGLASTSVGAYAGAEIMHGLLHIRVPLLARRLVTLIPALVILAIGFDPTVALVLSQVVLSFGIPFALVPLVALTANREILGGFRNRAWTTIAGIAASVFLIALNGVLLFLVLSGA
- a CDS encoding metal-dependent transcriptional regulator, with protein sequence MASPAVDDYLKTIYHHTEWQDDRITPSQLAAELGLAPSSVTEMVQKLAAQGLVTHRPYGPIALSDDGERRAATIIRRHRLIETWLVREFGYAWDEVHDEAEVLEHAISDRLLEGIDERLGRPRFDPHGDAIPDAAGHVHREPFVVLGGASAGHTGRVLRVSDRDPELLRAVESAGVAVGATVTVTSAAALRIGEVEVILPRAAGDAVWLSVDPEV
- a CDS encoding SDR family NAD(P)-dependent oxidoreductase; its protein translation is MTWDPRSLPDLSGRVYLVTGSNAGLGYFASEQLVRAGAQVLMSARHPNRLSAARAAIRRRVPDAATDATEPLILDTSNLASVRSAAASVRGKGGLDGVLLNAGIVHPPKTRETTIDGNEVVFATNALGHYALAGELLTALADASGRMVWLGSMSTSLTPYDPVDPQLADGYTAWRAYVQSKVATAALGFEADRRLRAAGVPVASVVAHPGYSTGGRTPGIVGVNEPSRAKRFRDNLQAAIAQSKERGAWSLVRALTDPEIEGGEFWGPRTGSRGEPRRQKAAKITRDPVVGARLWDVAETATGVHWSFEVAER